The Solanum dulcamara chromosome 6, daSolDulc1.2, whole genome shotgun sequence genome contains the following window.
AGGTACCACTAGAAGAAACCACCACCACAAATCAGGAAGGAAGTCGCAAAGCACAGGAGGACTCAACCAACCAAAACAGGAATCAAATCTCAAACAACCAATGGGAAACCCAAAAACGAAGAAACTTCAAAGGTAAGACTCAAACTGTGCAAAACACCCAAACGATACAAGGCAACACTCAACAGGTATATAGACCCACTCAAGCCATGAATACAGGTATTGATTGTAATATTGTTGCTATGACTGATGCAATTCAAAATGGACAGCACGAGCATcaaccaggtattgactcaatgctcccaatcccccatggctcccccagtAGTTTTAATGTATTGAATGTTTTAACTGCTGCTGCTGAAGTAGTTAACGGAGGTGAGGATGGTGGGATTCAGGAGAAGCCAACTAACCTGCAGGAAGGGGTATCCAGAGGGGGGGTtgtgtctcatgttttgcatgagaaccttatggttgaccctaggaatgactttagagctcctgctaccacTTCACATATTCAGCATTCTTCTTCCCAGCATGTTAATAAAAGAGATTCTGTTGATGCTCAAAAAATGGCCTCCAAACTGCCCCCTGCTGTGACCATTGGATGTGAGACCGCAGTTGATTCTGGAAGGCTTTCAAGTCCTTCTTTGAGAACTGAGCAGCAGCAGTTCAGGAGTGTAGATGTAGGGGCAAACTAGAGCCAAAAAATGACTCAACAGGTTGCTCAGAACCTGCAAGTCTTGGGAGGTTCTGCAACTGTTGGCTTGAGGGAAGCTATACATGTCCTGGATGCTACTTCAgctgctactatggaagaaaataGGGTGCACAATAGGGCCACTCAGATGCAGAAACAAAGACCTGCAGATGCTCCTATTCCCACCAAGAAAATGACCAATACTGCAGCCCCCTATCAGCCTCAAAACTCCCAGGAAAATAGGGTGCACAATAAGGATACCCAGATGCAGGGATCAAGACCTGCAGCTGCAGGTTTGGAGCAAAATTTGCATGGTTTCGGCCCTATTTCAGCTTCTACTCTGAAGGAAAAGAGTGTGCAAGTTGTGGCCCCTAAACTAAAATCAATTCAGCACCACAGTCAAGGTGTAGATCACACTGAAAATGTTGAAAATGACCAACATTATGGTTGCAGTTTCAGCATTACTTCAAGTGATCAAACCTCTAGTCTTAGTTCCCACCAAGTGCAACATTCTAACTCCAAACAAAAAGACAATGCAACCATTAGTGGTATAGAATTCTCAGCTAGTCCTAGTCCCTATAACCAGCAAGCTACCTCTAAAACACTACGGAAaaagagaactagaaagaagaaacaagaaaagaagcAAGAAGCTGCATCCCCTACCCCTCCAACCACTGCTGATACAGGTGGAAAAGATAACAATGGTGAGGTGTTTTCAAAATCTTGCTCACAGTATGTACTCTTAGATCAAAGCACACCAATAAGGAGCCCTGATTTTAGTTGTGAAGACCCTCTTAATCTTACCCCTTTGAATATTCAGCCTCCTTTTACGCAACCTGAAAATGCCACCAACATCCTTTGCACTAACAATGATGCTCAAACTTCAACTCCTGATAGTGATGATGAATATGGGGTTATTCATTCGGAGGATGAATATGGGGTTATTCATTCGGAGGATGAATATGACCAAGACTTTCAAGGTGAGGTTGAACTTGAGAATGAAGAAGAGACTGATGAACAGTCCAATAGTATAGCTGCACCATCCAAGACCACTACTAAGGTCACGAATGATGAGATGAACCAGCTAGCTAATAAGCAAGGCCTATCACCTAGAGGCATTCATCACAATCCAAAATTTACAACTATTCATGCTCCTATTAgcagaccaaacactaggctccACAACCTTAGATCCCATCAATGATTAACACAATTGTTTGGAATGCTAgaggtatcaataccaaaggagTTATAGACAGACTAAAGTCACTCAAACATATCCATCAAACGTCCATCATTTCcatcctagaacctttttccaacaatGCTCATCTCCAAACctttagaatcaaccttggtatggatAAGTCCGTTTGCAATCCTAATGGCAAGATTTGGATCTTTTGGACTCAAGATGTTGATTGTAAAGTTATTGATGTTGACGACCAATAGATCACTTGCGAGATAAAACACGTAGAGCATCAAAATGCATTTCTCACGACTtttgtttatggaaaatgcaaagatactcttagaagACCGCTTTGGGATAGGCTCCTGCACCACGCTTCCACTAACCTTCCTTGGTGCACAGTTGGGGACTTCAATGTCATCACCTCCATTActgagaaactaggtggaatcccttaCAACATGCAAAAAAGCTTTGAGTTTATAAGCGTTATTGAAGCATATGGCCTAACGGATTTGgggtatcatggctcagactacacttggtgtaatcaacgagatatgcataaaagaatatggaagcgactcgatagagctatggtATCCGATAATTGGTTAGCCGCTATGCCTCACACTTCAGTCACCCATCTTCCCTCTACTGGTTCTGACCATAACCTTTtactaatagagatgaatgctaGGCAGGATTCcgctattaaatattttaaattcttgaattgttgggtggataaccctacttttctcgAAACTGTAGAGTCCTATTGGGACAGACCCCTGACTAGGAATCCAATGTGGTCCTtccaccaaaaaataaaaaggcttTCCTCTACCCTTAGCAAATGGTCGCGAGTGGAATTTGGcgacatttttgccaaggttaaggaatatgaagaattggtgaaaagtgCCGAAGAAAATATGTTAGTgtccaataatgaagagaataggatgcaattgcatgctctcaacaccgaatacatcagatttcttaaaattgaagagaacattctcaaacaaaaaactcaactacattggttcaaggatggagatgctaacaccaagtatttccatgctttaatccgtggtaggagaaggagattgttcattcacaaggttaccaACGAAGAAGGGGATTGGATTCAAGGCGACGaacacattgctagagcagcatgcgatcattttcagaaaatattcacAAGTGATGAATCTCGGATTccggagaacatcttgaattacgttcctagaatgatcacagatgctcagaatgaaagccttcaagccacgcctaccatTGAAGAGTTGAAACAGGTAGTCTTCTCTATGAATCCTAACTCTGCAGCTGGTCCGGAcggtatgaatggaaaattcttccaagcttgctgggagattatttcggaggacctactagcagtggttacttctttcttcggagggtatgctatgcctaagttcttttctcatgcttgtttggtcttgctcccaaaggtagatcaccccaacacactctctgactatagacccattagtctcagtaacttcaccaataagatcatatcaaaactcatttgcctcaggcttgctccaattctccccggtcttatttctctcaatcagtccgggtttgtaaaaggaagaagcatctccgaaaatatcatgctagcacaggagattatccacgatatccgaaagcctgttattggcgaaaacgtggttatcaagttagacatggccaaagcatatgatagagtctcctggtcctatacttgtctagtactgagaaggatgggcttcggtgagacctttattgatatgatttggcgaattatgtctaacaattggtactccgttatcgttaatgggtctagacatagttttttccactccaccagagggctcaaacaaggtgatcctctttctcccgccttattcattttgggagcggaggtgctgtccagaatattgaatagtcttcataattaccacttctaccgtggttttcatatggagaaaaaaggcccacagattaatcatttgagttttgcggatgatgttatcatcttttcctccggaAGGAAGGAAATTCTCCAGATTATTatgaagaccttgactctgtatgaaaagacatcagggcagcttataaacaagaataagagccacttcatgatgcatcccaatgcactccaagacaatgtggaaacggtgaaacaggttacgggtttcactcagaagcatagtcccatcacctacttaggatgccctctgtacattggcaggcagagagtcatgtactacacggacatggtctctaaggttgtcaacagaattagagggtggcactccaaaatcctcagctacggcggtagagctacactcatgaaatacgtacttcagtcgctcccaattcaccttctttcggccattactcccccccgtactactctcaaacagattgagagagtcaccgctgattttttctgggggtggaaggataacaagaaaaaataccattgggcttcatggaagaaactttgttacccttatgatgaaggaggtattgggttgaggagaactacagatgtgtgcaaatctctccagttaaagcaatggtggatctttagagctaaaccaacatTGTGGGGTGATTTtcttagagccaaatactgtcaaagAGCGAAtcccatcatcaaaaaattccatactggccagtcgcttgtgtggaaacacatgatgcacaacaaacacattgccgaacctcacattctatggaggcttcactcgggttcgtgctgtttttggtgggacgattggctaggtatcggaCCCTTAGCCAACTATAGGCAGGAGTTAGGAAGAGCAAACAATGCAagggtggctgattttcgtATAGATGGccaatggaacatcgatatgctaaatcagttggcaccaGCGCAGCTCGTTCCTCTCAttacttcttccacacttcagctgcaaggaaacacaccggatcaggccatttggaagctgaataccaatgggaacttcacatgttcctcggcatggcagcttgtgagggaacaccggaccaagacacttttcgaccattacacttggcacaaaaacatcccctttaaatgctcttttttgttgtggagggcttttagaggcaagctgccaacaGAGGAAAAGATCACTGCATTTGGCTATGTTTCCACACCATGCTATTGCTGCCACAGTCCAGGTCCggacaccatagagcacattttcagcactggccatttcactaggaatatttggcactacttctcaaattccctaggcataaggcatgaagccacacccctcaaacctcttgttatgagctggtggcttcacaagtaccgcacagaagctcacaaacttatcctccattccaccccaatatttatatgttggaatttgtggaagaataggtgcgcgagcaaatacggggggaagagttctagcttggcgagagtgaaatttgcagttttcaaggacatctcaaatcttcttagagtcgcgtacccctatatccattggccctcgaactggatccacaccatctcctacatagataagtgtactcatgagatgaagatcacccaagtctcgtggattaagccacaactcgatttcgtcaagctgaacactgacggcagcgcattgggtaatccgggggcaattgggggggtggcatcttaagagatcacatgggtaaattcatcttcgcctacgccataccattaggggagggaaccaacaatcaagctgaactagaggcggcagtttatgggcttaaatggtgcattcaacagggttttcagcacgttatcttagaagttgactcggagttgctcactaaatggatcaatcatcagactaaacctccgtggagccttcaccaggtaactcaggaccttgttggtatttccaaattatttgtttgcttttcttgcaggcatgtatacagggaggcaaacttcactgcggatgctctctccaagcacagtcacactcttaccactctaggccactacaccaccctccagcagctacctcgtggtactcgaggttactacatgctagatagagtcggtctgcccagcttcagacggaggaagaccaaacggattaaaaagcctccatgatctactatttagtgttgcatccttggattgagcacccaattgcagtgtttgtgattttccatgttatatcttagccatgttatttgatgttcATCGTCTATGcttattttgttgtatatatagcatttatgaggattcatccccatttttatttagatttttcctttattttatgtaaagggagagtctcccttatttatgttttcctagtttctttgtatcgagaggagtcatttcctttaggtgcatagtttctaggttttcttttcatgtgcttgtatcggggatgagttggctgcccttagtaggatggtcggcttatgaaccaccataggattggaggttaggtctatgtccccctccgtgtatttttctgtttttatgtataatacagcttgggggtgagcggctaAACCCTTGGccgcgcacgagaggtgggagcctcgtgtaaggtctattcctataaaaaaaaaaacactgaAAGCCAAATCACAAAAAAATTTCATTGACTAAAATACAttaaaaactgagaaaatcacctatttCCTGTTGAGTGTCCCTTAAATGCTAAAAAAGTGGCGCGGATCATAGTGAGCCTATACATATTGCTCTCTCAGGTCATTACGAAGGGTCTTGTAAAAGTTTCGCAAAAAAGGTGATTGTAATGAAAGATCACCAAAACAATTCattgactaacacacacgaaaaattgaaaaaatcgaCTAATTTCTATTGAATGTCCCCTAGATGCTAAAAGAGTGGTGCGGATCATGGTGAGGCTATATGTACCACTCCCCGAGATCATTACGAAAGGTCATGTAAAAGTTTCACAAAGAAGTGACTGA
Protein-coding sequences here:
- the LOC129892990 gene encoding uncharacterized protein LOC129892990, with the translated sequence MISTPIVLTNAISFRQQVPLEETTTTNQEGSRKAQEDSTNQNRNQISNNQWETQKRRNFKGKTQTVQNTQTIQGNTQQHEHQPGIDSMLPIPHGSPSSFNVLNVLTAAAEVVNGGEDGGIQEKPTNLQEGVSRGGVVSHVLHENLMVDPRNDFRAPATTSHIQHSSSQHVNKRDSVDAQKMASKLPPAVTIGCETAVDSGRLSSPSLRTEQQQFRSVDVGAN